GCGCAGGTACCGGTGGAACATGCGCACCGCGCTGAGCAGGCGCGCCTGGCTGGTGGCGGCTGCGCCGCCCCGAGCAACGGACGAGATGAACTCCTGCAGATCATCGAGCGCGAAGGCGTCCGGCGCGATGGGCGGAACCTGCTCTTCGGCAAAAGCGCGCAGCTTGGCCAGGTCGGTGAGATAGGCCGCAAGGGTGCGGTCGCTAAGTGAGCGCTCCAGCTTCAGGTGCATGCGGAATCCGCGAAGCGCCTTGTCCCAATCCATGCGTGCGAAGGTGAAGCGGCATGTACTGCACCGGCCACGGGTCCCGGAGCGCAATGCCAACGCGGCGGTGTGGATGGTTCATCACTCCACGGGGATAGCGAACTTCGCCCGCATGACCCCAGCCCCGCGCATCCTCATCCTGAACGGTCCGAACCTGAACCTGCTGGGTGCGCGCGAGCCGTCGGTGTATGGCGGCCGCTCGTTCGAGGAGTATGTGGTTGAATTGCGCGAGGCGCTTCCGCAGGTGGTGATCGAGCACCTGCAGACCAACCTCGAGGGGGAGCTCGTCACCGCCATTCAGCAAGCAGAGGGCGCCTTCCAGGGCGTGGTGCTGAATGCAGGAGGGTACTCCCATACTTCAGTGGCCATCCGAGATGCCGTGGCCGCCGTGCGTGTGCCGGTGGTGGAGGTGCACATCAGCAACCTGCTGACGCGCGAGTCTTTCCGCCACGAATCGATCGTGGGCGCGGCGTGCGTCGGCAGCATCATGGGCCTGGGCCTTGATGGCTACCGCTTGGCGGTGCTTCACTTGCTGGAGCGCTCCTGAACGAAGGCCTTGGCATCGAGCTGGTCGAAGCGGCGCCATCCGATGATGAAGCGGTCGTAGGCGATGCTGCGCAGATAGAGGCCGGTGAGGTCCGGGTCGCGCTCGGCGCGCATCAGCTCGCGGCGCTGGCGCAGCACGCGCGGAAGCGCCGCGAAGAACGACCAATGCGCGTGCGCCACTTGCCAGGCATGGCCGGGATGCCCTTCGAGCAGGAACTTCAGCGCGGCGAATCCATCGAGCACCAATCGGCGCAGCAGCCGCAGCCAGAGGGCGCGCGACTTCAGGTTCTTGGTGAGCACGATGAGGCTGTTGCGGAAATTGAGGTAGGTCTTGAAAGGATGGCCGTACCCGAGCGCGCCGCCGCCCACGTGCAGCACGCGCGCCGAACTCGTGTAGCCGATGCTCCAGCCCATCCGGCGCAGTCGCCAGCACAGGTCGATCTCTTCCATGTGCGCGAAGAGCGCGTCATCGAATCCGCCCGCTGCGCGGAAGGCATCGCTGCGGATCATCAGGCACGCGCCCGTTGCCCAGAACACGGCGCGATCGTCGTCGTACTGGCCGTTGTCCTGCTCCGTGAGCTCGAAGATGCGGCCGCGGCAGAAGGGGTATCCGTTGCGGTCGATGCAGCCGCCCGCGGCACCA
The DNA window shown above is from Flavobacteriales bacterium and carries:
- the aroQ gene encoding type II 3-dehydroquinate dehydratase; the encoded protein is MTPAPRILILNGPNLNLLGAREPSVYGGRSFEEYVVELREALPQVVIEHLQTNLEGELVTAIQQAEGAFQGVVLNAGGYSHTSVAIRDAVAAVRVPVVEVHISNLLTRESFRHESIVGAACVGSIMGLGLDGYRLAVLHLLERS
- a CDS encoding glycosyltransferase family 2 protein, whose product is MNRTAVVILNYNGRAWLERFLPGVLAHSPGAEVIVADNCSTDDSRIWLRGAHPSVRCIALERNLGFAGGYNAALAQVEAGRYVLLNSDVEVTPGWLDRLNAYMDAHQRMAACQPKVLSHAAPQQFEHAGAAGGCIDRNGYPFCRGRIFELTEQDNGQYDDDRAVFWATGACLMIRSDAFRAAGGFDDALFAHMEEIDLCWRLRRMGWSIGYTSSARVLHVGGGALGYGHPFKTYLNFRNSLIVLTKNLKSRALWLRLLRRLVLDGFAALKFLLEGHPGHAWQVAHAHWSFFAALPRVLRQRRELMRAERDPDLTGLYLRSIAYDRFIIGWRRFDQLDAKAFVQERSSK